DNA from Pseudomonas mendocina:
TTTTCCCTTGGGCAGATCACGCCTGGCTGGATCAACAGGTTGCTAATGGGCTGGCTCAGTCGCCCATGAGTTCGGGCGAGGCGTTCAGGCTGGCCAATTGCCGCCGGTCGTCGGCTTTGTCACAAAGGCTTTCTGGACGACACCAATCTCGCGTTTAGCGGCTACTCTTGAGGTGACGGTTCTCAGCCCGGTGTTCTGCCGGGCAGTCGTCGATACGCTTGCAGTAGACACATCGAGCACCTGCTCGATTCTCGGGGCGGCGCCAATTGGGTGCCTCTGAAAACGCAGGCCGTTTTCAGGGTTTCCTGGTAGGAGCCGCGACACCGTCCAAAGGGCGGTCGCATTGGGAAAGCGGTTAATCCATCCATAGCCTGAGAGGGGGTCGTTTATGAGCACAGCCTTCCACGAAGACTCCAGCACGTCGGTGCTGCGTCGGATGAAAGAAGGGGGATTCGACTTCGCCCAGTTTCACCCGATCGAGTTCTACGCCATCTTTCCCGACGAAGAACGGGCCAGAATGGCGGCCAGAAACTTTCGCGGCGAGTCGCTCAACGCCCAGATATCCGCCCGCGAGGACGGTATCTGGCACCTGCAAATCAGCAAGGTGATGTACGCCACCCATGCCGGTATCGGCGAGTTCGAACATGACCTGGAGTCCATCGTCGTCCCGCTGGGCGGCAAGATGGATGGCTGGGGCGTTACCCAGGAGGTGAAAGCGTCAGCCATGCGTTAGGGAAACACTGAAAAGTTGTCATGCCCGCACAGGCGGGCATCCAGAACCCGCGAATTATCTGGGCTCCCGCCTTCGCGG
Protein-coding regions in this window:
- a CDS encoding ribonuclease E inhibitor RraB, whose product is MSTAFHEDSSTSVLRRMKEGGFDFAQFHPIEFYAIFPDEERARMAARNFRGESLNAQISAREDGIWHLQISKVMYATHAGIGEFEHDLESIVVPLGGKMDGWGVTQEVKASAMR